From Rhizobium favelukesii, one genomic window encodes:
- a CDS encoding MFS transporter, whose amino-acid sequence MFAVTTEQSAARPGSMASIGRIAQAEWLRTFLSPLRVGSFRLYVCANFFQLVSSWSQRFALLWIVWESSHSMRMLSFVPIGEMAPTIWLGYIAGIVADKTNRFHIVIGVQRCLAVVAFLLSTVAASAMGPTPAIILWCLNGTLIAFLTPAAFSLTPMMVGRELLPKAIAINSVCYSIAVFVAPVLVYVLIEAIGPWIVFSLNGIMLIIYSTVISKISQNFQSDAGVKSVGGQRRAWSPQVTAPIVGTLASLAIVCMLFRPIGELLPGIVASLHGTTDLALIATLTSAFTLGGLFSSLILLGWISPSNASRINGPVALGLSVSAIAMIWAESNAILTLIMFAFGLTLAMNATLALVLVQLEADEQSRGKLVSIYFYVYSGGTALGSVLYGIGEAFPRSIIVFASIVFTVFSACRFVGERRRKLWGNRL is encoded by the coding sequence ATGTTTGCCGTAACGACAGAACAGTCAGCGGCGCGTCCGGGCTCGATGGCTAGTATCGGCCGGATAGCGCAAGCTGAGTGGTTGCGCACTTTCCTGTCGCCACTGCGAGTTGGCAGCTTCCGACTGTATGTGTGTGCGAACTTCTTTCAACTTGTGAGCAGTTGGTCGCAACGGTTCGCATTGCTCTGGATTGTTTGGGAATCATCGCACTCAATGCGTATGCTTTCTTTCGTTCCAATTGGAGAAATGGCCCCTACCATTTGGTTGGGCTACATAGCCGGAATCGTAGCCGACAAGACGAACCGGTTTCACATCGTCATTGGCGTCCAGCGATGTCTTGCCGTTGTCGCATTTTTGCTATCAACCGTTGCTGCATCCGCTATGGGACCGACCCCGGCGATAATCCTGTGGTGCCTAAACGGGACCCTTATAGCATTTCTGACGCCGGCCGCATTCTCACTTACCCCAATGATGGTAGGCAGAGAGTTGCTACCGAAGGCGATTGCCATCAACAGCGTGTGTTACTCCATTGCGGTATTTGTTGCACCAGTATTAGTATATGTTCTGATAGAAGCTATCGGTCCATGGATAGTATTTTCACTCAACGGGATCATGCTAATCATTTACAGTACGGTAATCTCGAAAATATCACAGAATTTCCAATCCGACGCGGGTGTCAAGAGTGTCGGAGGCCAGCGACGTGCTTGGTCTCCTCAAGTGACTGCGCCCATCGTTGGGACGCTTGCGTCGCTTGCAATCGTTTGCATGCTCTTCAGACCCATAGGTGAGTTGCTTCCCGGTATCGTCGCATCTCTTCATGGAACGACCGATCTTGCGCTCATCGCCACATTGACCTCTGCCTTTACCTTAGGCGGCCTCTTCTCCAGCCTCATACTTCTCGGGTGGATTTCGCCCTCCAACGCAAGTCGGATCAACGGTCCCGTCGCTCTTGGTCTCAGTGTGTCTGCCATCGCGATGATCTGGGCGGAGTCGAATGCCATCCTGACACTCATAATGTTCGCCTTTGGGCTGACACTAGCGATGAACGCAACACTTGCGCTCGTTTTGGTGCAGCTTGAGGCGGATGAACAATCGCGGGGAAAATTGGTTAGCATCTACTTCTATGTCTATAGCGGTGGCACAGCATTGGGCTCTGTCCTTTATGGGATTGGCGAAGCCTTCCCGCGTTCTATCATCGTCTTTGCGTCAATCGTATTCACAGTGTTTAGTGCGTGCCGATTTGTCGGCGAGCGCAGGAGGAAACTATGGGGGAATCGACT